In Geobacillus kaustophilus, a genomic segment contains:
- a CDS encoding general secretion pathway protein GspJ, producing MADKKIFSHGYAFGFTLIETLLSIALLSAVAIGLFSFFTNAMTYTSDNEKRTVAINIARGVAAYFEKNVHFSQLYDYMENNDLPFIKMEKSSCNNETLQQLLFPNENLSGGISSQQMCTTELAPTVNNVNYETSVYFISWGQKDWDQFLSSSDFVALPEQLKARIREERNKITTSGSRSYMIKLYATVRWGERARDISWVEGVVTDETIR from the coding sequence ATGGCGGATAAGAAAATTTTTTCCCATGGTTATGCTTTCGGGTTCACCCTCATCGAGACGTTGCTATCCATTGCCTTGTTGTCTGCTGTAGCGATCGGCCTATTCTCCTTTTTTACGAACGCGATGACCTATACATCCGATAACGAGAAACGCACGGTCGCCATCAATATTGCTCGCGGCGTTGCAGCGTATTTCGAGAAAAATGTCCATTTTTCGCAACTATATGACTATATGGAAAACAATGATCTCCCATTCATCAAAATGGAGAAAAGCAGTTGCAACAATGAAACACTGCAACAACTGCTGTTTCCCAATGAGAATCTAAGCGGAGGCATTTCATCCCAACAAATGTGCACAACCGAGCTTGCTCCAACAGTAAACAATGTCAATTATGAAACATCGGTGTATTTCATTAGCTGGGGGCAAAAAGACTGGGATCAGTTTCTCTCTTCTTCCGATTTTGTTGCGTTGCCAGAGCAACTAAAAGCTCGCATCCGAGAAGAAAGAAACAAAATAACAACGTCTGGGTCACGCTCCTACATGATCAAACTGTATGCCACCGTCCGCTGGGGAGAGCGGGCTCGAGACATCTCATGGGTCGAAGGAGTGGTCACCGATGAAACGATTCGTTAG
- a CDS encoding PRC-barrel domain-containing protein, which yields MKASAQIIGLPIISIADGMQIGTVKSFVINPDKGSIDFLTVEQEDVQLSLKAIPFKKVVGIGEFAVTVASVHDVIDLSEIPIANQLVNKQIRIKNTKAVTRKGQLLGEVHEFFIEEETGDIIGIALRLENGEAVLPSSRVLTYGKDILIVDDDAHAALFSDVAMLIRENGKQVDNVEQGRSDISQQMEAISETAENVEALESLREKQIALLAGKRVMKDIYDLNGQLLFPAGTTLDEEAVRKAQEAGPSVIVDVSMNVEAE from the coding sequence ATGAAAGCTAGCGCACAAATCATTGGACTGCCGATTATCAGCATTGCCGATGGAATGCAAATCGGCACGGTTAAAAGCTTTGTCATTAATCCGGACAAAGGATCCATCGATTTTTTGACAGTGGAGCAAGAGGATGTGCAGTTGAGCTTAAAGGCGATTCCGTTCAAAAAGGTTGTCGGGATCGGCGAATTTGCCGTTACGGTGGCAAGTGTCCATGACGTCATCGATTTGTCGGAAATTCCGATCGCAAATCAGCTTGTGAACAAACAAATCCGCATTAAAAATACAAAAGCGGTTACGCGCAAAGGTCAGCTGCTTGGAGAGGTCCATGAGTTTTTTATTGAGGAAGAGACGGGGGACATCATTGGCATTGCTCTTCGCCTTGAGAATGGCGAAGCTGTGCTCCCGTCCTCACGAGTGTTGACGTATGGAAAGGATATTTTGATCGTAGATGATGATGCTCATGCGGCTCTCTTTTCCGATGTCGCTATGCTGATTCGAGAAAATGGAAAGCAAGTTGACAACGTTGAACAGGGACGCAGCGATATTTCGCAACAGATGGAGGCGATATCTGAAACGGCGGAAAATGTCGAAGCGCTTGAGTCGCTTCGTGAAAAACAAATTGCTTTGCTGGCGGGGAAACGGGTGATGAAAGACATTTATGATTTGAATGGCCAGCTGCTGTTCCCAGCTGGGACAACGCTTGACGAAGAAGCTGTGCGCAAAGCGCAAGAAGCAGGCCCAAGCGTGATCGTTGATGTTTCGATGAACGTGGAAGCCGAATAA
- a CDS encoding G5 domain-containing protein — translation MRAVAIGKLFAVMAVCTVYFLAFARIGALAYEAFRPNDGRYGPGTSVGPVSIAGMTLEEARQKVVEQVNEWRSSASIPVRYQEKKAELPTDVFTFRAVESTKHVIDGRSSPLFVLADMTACMETMERLLPAAAFAALDMKALEADLEAAASRLAIPSEPLDLARYLSTSLKGQSVVSEAAVAIHDEGLARFLAAERRIAIHANQLFSLRTIIQEADGVLSERAVDALASAVYRAALSTNFLMIERYAGSTLPNGIPPGFEAKVDEKRDLQWFNPNSTDYTLLLRYDGRQVKAMVYGWPFAYQYIVRTSTPERIEPRKIVQYDARLAPDETVTKQTGRPGLLVKVEREVRDGSRLVRKETVSEDFYPPTYTVEVRGLHVSNASPSAPEETGNEASQSPSTSGSSNSEGAEQEPAGGKSGGEQGGNGQDSDAPWNQSGESGESP, via the coding sequence GTGAGAGCCGTTGCCATAGGGAAGCTGTTTGCGGTGATGGCGGTCTGCACCGTTTATTTTCTTGCCTTTGCCCGCATAGGCGCTTTGGCTTATGAAGCGTTTAGGCCGAACGATGGCCGCTATGGTCCTGGGACGTCCGTCGGTCCTGTTTCCATCGCTGGAATGACATTGGAAGAAGCGCGCCAAAAAGTGGTTGAGCAGGTGAATGAATGGCGGTCAAGCGCTTCGATTCCTGTCCGCTATCAAGAAAAGAAAGCGGAGTTGCCGACGGATGTTTTTACGTTCCGTGCAGTGGAAAGTACAAAACATGTAATCGACGGTCGCTCTTCCCCGCTTTTCGTGTTAGCCGACATGACTGCTTGCATGGAAACGATGGAACGGCTTCTCCCGGCCGCGGCTTTTGCTGCATTGGATATGAAGGCATTGGAGGCCGATTTGGAAGCGGCTGCGTCGCGGCTCGCGATTCCAAGCGAACCGCTTGATTTAGCTCGTTACTTATCCACTTCCCTTAAGGGGCAATCGGTTGTGAGCGAAGCCGCCGTGGCCATTCATGATGAAGGATTGGCCCGATTTCTCGCCGCCGAGCGCCGTATTGCCATCCACGCCAATCAACTGTTTTCCTTGCGCACCATCATCCAAGAAGCGGATGGGGTTCTGTCGGAACGTGCGGTCGATGCGTTGGCATCCGCAGTCTATCGCGCAGCGCTTTCAACCAATTTTTTGATGATTGAGCGGTATGCGGGGAGCACGTTGCCGAATGGCATTCCGCCGGGATTTGAGGCCAAAGTGGATGAAAAACGCGATTTGCAATGGTTCAATCCGAATTCGACTGACTATACGCTCCTCCTTCGCTACGATGGCCGCCAAGTCAAGGCGATGGTGTACGGTTGGCCGTTTGCGTACCAATATATTGTTCGGACGAGCACACCGGAACGAATCGAACCGCGCAAAATCGTTCAATACGATGCCCGCTTGGCACCGGATGAAACGGTAACCAAACAAACCGGACGTCCTGGGTTGCTGGTGAAAGTCGAGCGTGAGGTGCGCGATGGCTCCCGTCTCGTCCGTAAGGAGACTGTGAGCGAAGATTTTTATCCGCCGACGTACACGGTCGAAGTGAGAGGTCTCCATGTTTCAAATGCATCGCCAAGCGCTCCGGAAGAGACGGGAAATGAAGCATCCCAATCGCCATCCACGTCAGGCTCATCGAACAGTGAGGGAGCTGAACAAGAGCCGGCAGGGGGGAAAAGCGGCGGAGAGCAAGGTGGAAATGGGCAGGACAGCGACGCTCCTTGGAACCAAAGTGGAGAAAGCGGTGAAAGCCCATGA
- a CDS encoding GspE/PulE family protein, producing the protein MNKKREKKRLGDLLVEAGLITEEQLAEALREKTPGQKLGDALLQRGYITEQQLIEALEFQLGIPHVSLYRYPIDPKATSLVPKEFARRHMLMPLKVEGDRLLVAMADPMDFFAIDDLRLSTGFQIETAIASKDDILRAINKYYDIDEAFEDFLQTPPPEVRGDERAAEDDSPIVRLVNQILQLAVEQRASDIHIDPQETKVLIRYRIDGLLRTERALPKHMQSMLTARIKILANMDITEHRVPQDGRIKMNIDFHPVDLRVSTLPTVYGEKIVMRVLDLGAALNDIHKLGFNPVNLDRFIRLIERPNGIVLITGPTGSGKSSTLYAALNHLNNEHVNIITIEDPVEYQIEGVNQIQVNPNVGLTFAQGLRSILRQDPNIIMVGEIRDRETAEVAIRASLTGHLVLSTLHTNDALSTITRLIDMGIEPFLVATSLAGVVAQRLVRRVCRDCQEVYEPTKRERDIFARRGIEVHQLVRGRGCPTCNMTGYRGRLAIHELLVVTDEMRRVILNNEPFSKLRELALQNKMIFLLDDGLLKVKQGLTTLEEVLKVAILH; encoded by the coding sequence ATGAACAAAAAACGAGAGAAAAAACGGCTAGGCGACTTGTTGGTTGAAGCTGGCTTAATTACGGAAGAACAATTGGCCGAAGCGTTGCGGGAGAAAACGCCCGGGCAAAAGCTCGGCGACGCTTTGCTGCAGCGCGGCTACATCACGGAGCAGCAGCTGATTGAGGCGCTTGAATTTCAGCTTGGCATTCCTCATGTCAGCTTGTATCGCTACCCCATCGATCCGAAAGCAACCAGCCTCGTGCCGAAAGAGTTTGCCCGCCGCCATATGCTCATGCCGCTCAAGGTGGAAGGAGACCGGCTGCTCGTTGCCATGGCCGACCCAATGGACTTTTTCGCCATCGATGATCTGCGCCTGTCGACCGGGTTTCAAATTGAAACAGCGATCGCGTCGAAAGACGATATTTTGCGGGCGATCAATAAATATTACGACATCGACGAAGCATTTGAGGATTTTTTGCAAACGCCGCCGCCCGAGGTGCGCGGCGACGAGCGGGCTGCTGAAGACGATTCCCCCATCGTTCGTTTGGTGAACCAAATTTTGCAGCTTGCTGTTGAACAGCGGGCGAGCGACATTCATATCGACCCGCAGGAGACGAAAGTGCTCATCCGCTATCGGATCGACGGCCTGCTTCGCACCGAGCGGGCGCTGCCAAAGCATATGCAAAGCATGTTGACAGCGAGAATCAAAATTTTGGCCAATATGGACATCACCGAACACCGCGTGCCGCAAGACGGGCGGATCAAAATGAACATCGATTTTCACCCGGTCGATTTGCGCGTTTCGACGCTGCCGACGGTGTACGGCGAAAAAATCGTCATGCGCGTCCTCGACTTGGGCGCCGCTTTAAACGATATTCATAAACTCGGCTTCAATCCGGTTAACTTAGATCGGTTCATTCGCTTGATCGAGCGGCCGAACGGCATCGTCTTGATCACCGGACCGACCGGTTCGGGGAAATCATCGACGCTTTACGCGGCGCTCAATCATTTGAACAATGAACATGTAAACATCATTACGATCGAAGACCCGGTTGAATATCAGATCGAAGGCGTCAACCAAATTCAAGTCAACCCGAACGTCGGCTTGACGTTCGCCCAAGGGCTCCGCTCGATTTTGCGTCAAGACCCGAACATCATCATGGTTGGGGAGATTCGCGACCGCGAGACGGCGGAAGTGGCGATCCGCGCTTCGCTCACCGGCCATTTAGTGTTGAGCACGCTTCATACGAACGATGCGTTAAGCACGATCACCCGCCTGATCGATATGGGGATTGAGCCGTTTCTAGTAGCGACGTCGCTTGCCGGCGTCGTTGCGCAGCGGCTTGTGCGCCGCGTCTGCCGCGACTGCCAAGAGGTGTATGAGCCGACAAAGCGGGAGCGGGACATTTTCGCCCGCCGCGGCATTGAGGTTCATCAACTTGTCCGCGGCCGCGGCTGTCCGACGTGCAACATGACCGGCTACCGCGGACGGCTGGCCATTCACGAGCTGCTTGTCGTCACCGATGAGATGCGGCGCGTCATTTTAAACAACGAGCCGTTTTCGAAATTGCGCGAGCTTGCCCTGCAAAACAAAATGATTTTTTTGCTGGATGATGGGCTGTTGAAAGTGAAGCAAGGGTTGACCACGCTTGAAGAAGTGCTGAAAGTGGCCATTTTGCATTGA
- a CDS encoding type IV pilus twitching motility protein PilT, with product MKEKLEALLRAAFECRASDVHLTVGAPPIFRVNGELRAYGHERLHPEETEQMARAVIPPPLWQQFQETGELDFSYGIAGVSRFRLNVFKQRSCVSLAVRLIPMRIPTLEELGLPNVLRRIAEKPHGLVLVTGPTGSGKSTTLAAMIDYMNKTMSKHIITLEDPIEYLHKHGKSIIDQREVGVDTGSFAAGLRAALRQDPDVILVGEMRDLETIQTAITAAETGHLVLGTLHTASAPAAIERMIDVFPSAQQAQIRLQLASVLVAIIAQRLFPNRRKTGRTAALEILVNNAAVANLIRNEKEHQIINIMQTSRSIGMQTMEMSVKELAADGRIDPLAAEAYLAGERGDDGAV from the coding sequence ATGAAGGAAAAGCTTGAGGCGTTGTTGCGCGCTGCCTTTGAATGCCGCGCTTCCGACGTGCATTTGACCGTCGGCGCGCCGCCGATTTTTCGCGTGAACGGGGAGTTGAGAGCTTACGGCCATGAGCGCCTGCACCCGGAGGAAACAGAGCAAATGGCGCGAGCCGTCATTCCGCCGCCGCTTTGGCAGCAGTTTCAAGAAACCGGAGAGCTTGATTTTTCGTATGGCATTGCCGGCGTTTCCCGCTTTCGCTTAAACGTGTTTAAACAGCGGTCATGCGTGTCTCTCGCCGTGCGTCTCATCCCGATGCGCATCCCGACGCTTGAAGAGCTTGGCCTGCCGAATGTCTTAAGGCGCATTGCGGAAAAACCGCACGGGCTTGTGCTTGTCACCGGACCGACCGGCAGCGGCAAGTCGACGACATTGGCGGCAATGATCGACTATATGAACAAAACGATGTCGAAACATATTATCACGCTTGAAGACCCGATCGAGTATTTGCATAAACACGGGAAATCGATCATCGACCAGCGTGAGGTGGGGGTTGACACCGGAAGCTTTGCCGCTGGGCTGCGCGCTGCGCTTCGCCAAGACCCAGACGTCATTTTAGTTGGGGAAATGCGAGATTTGGAGACGATTCAAACGGCGATCACCGCTGCAGAAACGGGCCATTTAGTGCTCGGCACGCTTCATACGGCGAGTGCGCCGGCGGCGATCGAGCGGATGATTGATGTTTTCCCGTCCGCCCAGCAGGCGCAAATCCGGCTGCAGCTCGCTTCCGTGCTCGTTGCCATCATCGCTCAGCGCTTGTTTCCAAACAGACGCAAAACCGGGCGGACGGCAGCGCTGGAAATTTTAGTGAACAATGCGGCCGTCGCCAACTTAATCCGCAACGAAAAAGAGCATCAAATCATCAACATTATGCAAACGAGCCGCAGCATCGGCATGCAGACGATGGAAATGAGCGTTAAGGAGCTTGCAGCCGATGGACGCATCGATCCGTTGGCGGCTGAAGCGTATTTGGCGGGGGAGCGTGGAGACGATGGTGCAGTTTAA
- a CDS encoding type II secretion system F family protein, with translation MVQFKYEGRDRSGRKKAGVITAVSRREAAAKLREKGIRPIALAEVPPSVWNKEISIGRVVKLQHFVVFLRQFATLVRAGVTIVDSIRILAEQTESKALARSLADIEQMLREGNPLSAAAAKHPRIFPPLFVNMVRAGEASGTLDETLDRLADHFEKMHRTRQKIASALAYPIAVAIIATAVVIFLLVAVVPTFVEMFAEFHAELPAITKFVLKASGVMQRYWWAVVLLFAGVYASFVVLRRQKTTKYYLDYAAMRLPMFGTLVQKAALARLTRTLSSLVSSSVPILEALAISERVVDNEVIASVLVEARAALERGQSLAEPLRRHWAFPPLVAQMITIGEQTGALDAMLGKVADFYEAEVDAGTDRLKSLIEPLMIVLLAGVVGTIVTSIIVPMYDIFNHIQQ, from the coding sequence ATGGTGCAGTTTAAGTACGAGGGGCGCGACCGAAGCGGGCGGAAAAAAGCAGGAGTGATCACTGCCGTTTCGCGGCGCGAGGCAGCTGCCAAGTTGCGTGAGAAAGGCATTCGTCCTATTGCGCTCGCTGAAGTTCCTCCGTCAGTCTGGAACAAAGAAATATCAATTGGACGAGTGGTGAAGTTACAGCACTTCGTTGTGTTTTTGCGCCAGTTCGCAACGCTTGTGCGCGCCGGGGTGACGATCGTCGATTCGATCCGCATTTTGGCGGAGCAAACGGAAAGCAAGGCGCTGGCTCGCTCGCTCGCAGATATTGAACAAATGTTGCGTGAGGGAAACCCGCTTTCCGCGGCCGCGGCAAAGCATCCGCGCATCTTTCCGCCCTTGTTTGTCAACATGGTGCGCGCCGGCGAAGCGAGCGGGACGCTCGATGAAACGCTCGACCGGCTTGCCGACCATTTTGAAAAAATGCATCGAACGCGGCAAAAAATCGCCTCAGCGCTCGCCTATCCAATTGCTGTTGCCATCATTGCCACCGCGGTTGTCATTTTTTTGCTTGTCGCTGTTGTGCCAACGTTCGTCGAGATGTTCGCCGAGTTCCACGCCGAACTGCCGGCCATTACGAAGTTTGTTTTGAAGGCAAGCGGCGTGATGCAGCGGTATTGGTGGGCGGTCGTCCTGCTTTTTGCCGGCGTGTACGCATCGTTTGTGGTCCTGCGGCGGCAAAAGACAACGAAGTACTATTTGGATTATGCCGCCATGCGGCTGCCGATGTTCGGCACGCTCGTGCAAAAAGCGGCGCTCGCCCGCCTGACGCGGACGCTCAGTTCGCTTGTGTCAAGTTCTGTGCCCATTTTAGAAGCGCTGGCCATCTCTGAACGCGTCGTCGACAACGAAGTGATCGCATCGGTGCTCGTTGAAGCGCGCGCTGCCCTTGAGCGCGGGCAGTCGCTCGCCGAGCCGCTCCGCCGCCATTGGGCGTTTCCGCCGCTTGTGGCGCAAATGATCACGATCGGCGAACAGACCGGTGCGCTTGACGCCATGCTCGGCAAAGTCGCCGATTTTTATGAAGCCGAAGTGGATGCCGGCACCGACCGGTTGAAATCGCTCATCGAGCCGCTCATGATCGTGCTTCTCGCCGGCGTCGTCGGGACGATCGTCACTTCGATCATCGTGCCGATGTATGATATTTTCAACCATATTCAACAATAA